One segment of Pristis pectinata isolate sPriPec2 chromosome 3, sPriPec2.1.pri, whole genome shotgun sequence DNA contains the following:
- the LOC127567941 gene encoding pancreatic alpha-amylase-like isoform X2 translates to MVTRCNNVGVRIYADVVINHMCGASGGSGNHSSCGTYFNAGAEDFPGVPYSSWDFNDGKCHTASGNIENYNDVNQVRDCRLVSLLDLALQKEYVRGKIAEYLNHLLALGVAGFRVDACKHMWPGDMAAIFSQLTTLNTRWFSPGTKPFIYQEVIDLGGEPIKSSQYFRLGRVTEFKYGAKLGTVVRRWNGEKMAYLRNWGEGWAFMPSDRALVFVDNHDNQRGQGAGGASILTFWDPRLYKVAVAFMLAHPYGQTRIMSSYRWDRKFVNGKDVNDWVGPPSYPDGTTKPVTLRPDTTCGNGWVCEHRWRQIRNMAIFRNVVGEEPLMNWWDNGRNQIAFGRGARGFIAINNDDWNMAMTLQTGLPPGTYCDVISGQKEGDHCTGLQLTVNACGNAVFQISSSAQDPMVAIHVRDKL, encoded by the exons ATGGTGACCAGGTGTAACAATGTCGGT GTGCGGATCTACGCGGACGTGGTCATCAACCACATGTGTGGGGCATCGGGCGGATCAGGGAACCACTCATCCTGTGGGACCTACTTCAACGCCGGGGCCGAGGACTTCCCAGGAGTTCCCTACTCTTCCTGGGATTTCAACGACGGCAAGTGTCACACTGCGAGTGGGAACATCGAGAACTACAATGACGTCAACCAG GTCCGGGACTGCCGCCTGGTCAGCCTGCTGGACCTGGCGCTGCAGAAGGAGTACGTGCGGGGGAAGATCGCCGAGTACCTGAACCACCTCCTGGCGCTGGGCGTGGCTGGCTTCCGTGTGGACGCCTGCAAACACATGTGGCCCGGAGACATGGCCGCCATCTTCAGTCAGCTGACCACCCTCAACACTCGCTGGTTCAGCCCAGGCACCAAACCTTTCATCTACCAGGAG GTTATTGATCTGGGGGGAGAGCCCATCAAATCCTCGCAGTATTTCAGGCTGGGACGAGTCACCGAGTTCAAGTACGGGGCCAAATTAGGCACAGTGGTTCGCCGGTGGAACGGTGAGAAAATGGCTTACCTCAG gaaCTGGGGTGAGGGCTGGGCTTTCATGCCCTCAGACCGGGCACTGGTGTTTGTGGATAATCACGACAACCAGCGAGGCCAGGGTGCTGGAGGGGCGTCCATCCTCACCTTCTGGGACCCCAG GTTATACAAGGTGGCAGTGGCCTTCATGCTTGCTCATCCATATGGACAGACCAGGATCATGTCCAGTTATCGCTGGGATCGCAAGTTTGTGAACGGGAAG GACGTGAACGACTGGGTGGGACCACCCAGTTACCCAGACGGGACGACCAAACCCGTCACCCTGAGACCCGACACGACCTGCGGCAATGGCTGGGTGTGTGAGCACCGCTGGAGGCAGATCAG GAACATGGCCATCTTCCGGAACGTGGTGGGTGAGGAGCCCCTGATGAACTGGTGGGACAATGGGAGGAATCAGATCGCGTTTGGCCGGGGAGCGCGGGGCTTCATCGCCATCAACAACGACGACTG GAACATGGCGATGACGTTACAGACCGGGCTGCCTCCTGGCACTTACTGCGACGTGATCTCCGGACAGAAGGAGGGAGATCACTGCACGGGACTGCAGCTCACCGTCAATGCATGCGGCAACGCAGTCTTCCAGATCAGCAGCTCGGCCCAGGACCCAATGGTGGCCATCCACGTGAGGGACAAACTGTAA